A stretch of DNA from Hirundo rustica isolate bHirRus1 chromosome 1, bHirRus1.pri.v3, whole genome shotgun sequence:
GCTGgaactgatttaattttttaatttctacatcaggggttttatttattatttttttccttctccatttgCCTGTGGTGCAGTGTTTATTGTACAAGGGAGAAATCACCTTATTCATATGATTATGTTTAGGATATGATTTCTACATTCCTGCAGACAGTGCGGACAATGAACATAGTCAGTAGTTGTCTAGTGAAAATGAGAGACTGAGAAAGTTAGGATTATGGATCCACAGTAAATATCCATGATGTAGTTTTATGGTTATTTGTAATAATGAGAACATGTCACCAGAATCCTAATGTTATTACATTACTTCAAGACAAGCGGACATCAGCTTGTAGAAATatgctttgctgtttttcttctacAAAGAAAAAATCACCATTGTTCTGTGAAAACTGTGAAGACTGTGGTATGAACGTGGTATGAATGAGGACTCACAATTACCATTCAGAGTCTGAATTTTGggataaaaacaaataaatgaggCAGACAGAGATGTGGCCAAATTAGTTCTGAGCACTGTCTGTGGATGGGATGTTTTGTGAATAGAATAAGGAAATCTTCCTTAGAAAGCCCAAAAGTTGAACATAAAACCTGCCAGGCAATCAGTACGCAGGGAGTTAGGCAGGAACCATCTCTTCTAATTGtgaagcaattttattttttgtaacatAAACCCAGGAAATAGTTTAATGCCTTTTGCTGAGCTGTTCACCCCATAGCCCCAAAGATTTGTTTACTGACACCAGGTGACAGGGATTAAGGGATCCAAACCATTTAACTGAGGTGCTCTGTTTCCTGCTGAATTCCAGTTGTCAAAGACTAACAGAGGGATTCCTTTTGCATAGGTGATTtgataaaaaattaacaatcCTAGAAAGCCTAAAAGAACTTGGGAAGAGAAGCTTTTAGCAATAGGCAGTTCATCACCTTAGACAAACATGTAGATATAATCTGAAGTGAACACAAATAACCTGTTGGTcagaaaaaagatttaaatagTTTATTTCTGTAAACAATACTTAAGACTTAAATGTAGATGTGCTTTAAACCCCAAGCTGGGATTAGGCCAGTATTGTGCAAACTGGTTTAAGAGACAGGAGAGAGATTTCTGGCTGTTTAAATTGTTTATGTTCTTATTTCACataagcaaatttaaaaattagttcaATAAAGAAAGTGAAACAATTGAAAACAGTCTATAAAGTTATGGGAAAAGATGATTCCTGAGCCCAGCTATAtgagcagcttttaaaataatgctttctggttaaaaaaaaaaaaaaaaagaaagaaagaaagaaaaaaaagaaaaaaaaagtatttaaagtaTCTGCTACCCACCTAGCTTGTGTACATTTTTACTTTCACAGAGTGTGATAGTATAACCTAGGGGTTTAGCATGTGTCAGAGTTGCCAGCTGTTCCTGTGAAATGactaaaatatataaaatgtgttTACAATTGAGTAACTCTGCACCCAAAAATGAACAGGTTGTGCTTACTTTGAACTTGTAAAAATGGAAGCAGTCAACCAAATAGGTGatttataaagagaaaatgttaGCAGAATTATTCTCTTGTGTCAAAGAAATTGGACTAGCCAGTGGGAAGAATATAATGCAGCATGGAAGTCTTTACCTCTAGAATATATCAGGAACCCTCAGCATTTCTGGATCAGAAACTGTTTGTGATAAGGCTTTCCTCTTTCAGCATCACTTCTCAACTCAGTATTTGCTTTAACcctgatatttttctttactttctcaCTGTCTAAACACACCCCTAGAGCTCTGCAATTGTAAATTATACAACTTATGGGCTTCTGAGCAGCTTCACCTACAAAGTTCTCATCTATGCATGTGGATCTTTCAGAATTAGGTTATTTCAATCCAAATATAATCACCTAGTTCTTTAACCCATTATTGCATGATGGATAATCTTCAAAAGAATGTTTGCCACCAAAAAGGCCAAAATGTACTATCTATTTCAAGTATCATGAAGTCTTGGATACCCTGGTGTATTTTCTAATGAATGTTTAATTGATAATCATGAGTATTTTGCCTGTTTTATTCTCCCTGTGATCGTAatgctttttctccttcacaAGTGTTGTTATCCAAAGTATTTGTTGTAGGACCAACTTTAGGCTTACTGAAAAGAACATATACATCTGCTATCTTTGTTGCAAGTGAGATTTAGTACAACTTTAAACATTCTGGACCTGTATTTAAAGCCCGGCTAACAAGCAGAATTGATAACTATAGTTTTGaagtgtttattatttttgctaGTGGGCTACATGTAGCTACACTTACAAAGAGAACAGTTTCAGTTCCAAACTACACAGAAATGGGGTTGCTGAAAGCCAGTGGCACTGTATGCTCTTATGCTAGGCTACAACTGGCTGGCCTGCTGAAATACCATCCTTTTATGTAGCTCATTCTGAGTTGTTTCTTTGGCTGATACAGGAACTAAACCACAGCTGTTTATGTAACTATTCAGAtcatgtttttttctcaaatttgtAGGATGAAAGTGCATCAATAGGTAATTTTTATAATCTGTTTTTTTGTAATGAAAGTTGCATACAGGAGACTGAACGATTCCAAGTGAAGAACACTAACTGTGCATTAGTTCAGATTTTAATAGAACATAAATTATATTTCTATACTGTAAGTAATATTTCTATACTGAATTAGTGGCGCAAACTGCTCTTCTCCTAAATGAATGATCTTGTTTTTCATATAAGAACACTGAACACATGAAGAATCCTACCAGAGGTAATAGGAGGGAGATCGTTCCACTGATTTTGACGTATGGAGATACAGGGAACTATGTGTTCCTTGGCACCAGTAAAGAGAACAGCCTTCCTGGTTTCAGACCCTCACATTTTAAGTTTTAGTTCACTAGGCAGTCTTAGACCCAGTTGCACTAGTGACCCGTCAGTGGGGACTCCCTGGAAATGGAGGCATGCTTTGTAGTCATTGTCTCTCTGAACACTTTGATTCCACTGAAGAGAAGGCAATGTTAGCTTGTTCCTAAGAGCCTCTTCATAGTTTGTGAACTCTAAATCtaccttgaaaaacaaaattaaaaaaaaaaattaaagaaattactgCCAAACTTCTCCAATTATCTGGAATTTTATTCCATCCATATACATGCATAGTAACAACATTTgttgagaaattatttctatcaGAAGTAGAACATTATCTTTGTGATCACCAGTTGCAGTATTGCTACtcttatatttaaatatatcttATATATGAATTAGATTCATAATTGCAGCATTGAgtttagggttttgttttagACTGTGCCTTTCAAAAGATAAAACTGATTGATATGACTTCATTTCTTACAATACTGCTTCCAGTAATTTTGTTCATTCTTTATAAAGTATTGCATTTAACAGCAAAGGTTTAAAAATTGAGACAGAGAtgcatcagcaaaagaaaatacaagtactatacaagaaagaaaatgccatCTTCATTTAACGTACGTTTCAGATTAAGAAAGTGGACAGAAACATACTGCTACATACAAATGCAAAGCCTAATGACTAAAGTCCTGTATGTGCTAAAATATAAAGTGCAAACTGAGCCCAATTGttcaaaaaaattgaaattttaagGCGAACTTTACAGCATAGTTGAAACTTCTTTGCAAGTTATATTTTAGCATATACATATATCTGCAACAgcatataagaaaaaaaatcaggatacACAAGTGCTTTTGAAGCTAtttctaaaatgcttttctgtattgtttgcgactattttctttaaaatctacTATACAGTGCAAACCATATGTGCTACACAATAACTATACAATAACATTACAAATGACTTTAAtataaagtttttaaataaaaaataacataacTACAGCTATGAATACTGCtggtaaaataaattaatatttttgaaaatggcACCAATAATACACTTTACTAATGGACTGTAATGAAATTACACCTTTAAGTCTTCAACTCAGCAATAGTGAAATCTCCTGATTGTCCAGATGTAATTCAAACAGCTCTCCTTTAACTGTATGGAACAATATGCTAAACACATGTACCAAAGGTGACCGATTGTTTCATTTGACATGTTCTGCTGCATGTGAAGAGCAATAAAACTTCTTATGAGTTATAAAGTTTGAGAGATTGTTGAACTGGATGTCACACAGTCGGCAATACTTTCCACTGGTTGGAGCCTGGCTAGAGCCATTCACACCTTTAGCTATACTAGACAACTGTTCCTCTGCTGTAGGAATTGCTGGAGAGACGTTTTCATTTGTAGCTAAGGGATTCTCAGAGATCCAAGAAGGAGACTTGTGCCCGTCTTCATGTGGAGGATTCTGGGAAATGTTCTCTTGCTGTGAGTTAGCAGCAGGTCTTTCCTCCTGTTTTAGTCCCCCATTAACTATTACCATGCCTCGGTTTTTCGGCAGTAGTGGAAGAGATTCTTTCTTCTGCACAGCACATCCATTCGAAGGTGCCTGGCCTTTAGGAGATTCACTTTCTGTATTTGTGCTTTGATCTAAATCAGTATTATGAATGACGAGAGAACCAGAAATGTAATCACTTGGCTTTATTCCATAATATGGAGAAAGCTGATCTGCTCCTTTAGCTTTCTTTATTGCTCCAGGGTAAAGGCATTGTGGAAGaaacaaatgtttgttttcttcttttgtagCAATAAGCTGGGCTGCTTCACTAAAGACTTTCAGTCCTTGAAGTGTTGCTAAGTGTGTAGAAAATAAGTTTCCATTGGGAGAGGACTGTTTTGAGTTTCCGTTTTTCTCACATTTGATTATGCTTCTCTCATAACTGACATCTGGGctgtttctttcactttctgGGTTTTGAAACACCTTACTGTCAAGTTGTCCCAGGTCACTACGCTGatgagcagtgacaggacaaaaatTCTGCTTGTGAGCCAGGTAATTCTCTACCTTGTTAAAACTGATCTTGCATACGGTGCACTCATGGTAGTCCAGCAGCCTTTTGGGAGAAGTGGACGTCCTCTCTGATGGGGGTAAGCATTTTTTACTGAGATCTATTGGCACATCCATCTCTAAGCAAGACACGGTGGAGTGGGCAGTATCACACTTTGAAACTGGAACACACTTGTTAATAGACAGTGATGTTTCCAGATGCTTCGAGACGATTCCTGGAAAGATATCACATCGTGGGTGGTAACATTCTCCAAGGCCCTCTGTTGACTCTTGAGTAGATGTACAAGGATTGCCAAGATTAGCAACTTCTAGAAATCGCTGTTGAACTAGTGGTGGCCTCTGCTCTTGCTCTGGTAAGCACATCTCATACATCTTCCTTCGCTTCCGAGTACGCATTGTTCTCTGCATGGCAGGCACTTTGTTGGAAGCGGACCTCTTCAGCGGGGGATCGTGGCGAGTGGCACAGTAATACTGCTTGTGGACCATGTAGGTCTCATGTCTGCTGAAAGTAATATTACAAGCTTCACATGTGGTCTTGTTAGGGTCACTCTCCCCCTCTACTAAAGGAGCATTGGGATTCTTCACATCAGAAGGTTTTCCATTTATCTTCTCATCACCATTGCTTGCAGATGACAACTTCTTAGGCTGCGCAGTGAAGTCTTTTTCATGACTTTTATTGTTTGGCCCAATCAAATCTAAAACATTGGAAGAGTTTAAGCAAGATGTCTGCAGAAGTTGATTTTCTGGATCTGATGTGTGAGGAGCTGGATTCAGGATATTTATAGAGCTTTGACCATTACTGGGACTTACAGCTTCAGGCATTTTTTCTGGAACACTGGAAAAATCTGGTGACTTTGCCATCTGCTGCCATCGGCTGCTGCAGTAATGCTTTTTGTGCACCAGATAGTTGTCCAAATTATTGAATGTTATGTTGCATTCAAAACATGTAGCCCCTTTAGGCATCAAAGGACTGTAAATTACAGGTGGATAATTGCTACTTCCATGCCTCAGCCTTCGATGGACCAGTTCCGACATTTTGGCTAATATCTCTGAAGCCTGAGGAACCACAGTGATATCTTGGGGAAAAGcaaactgggaaagaaaaggtcCCATTGGGAAAGAAGGACCAATATTAGGCTGAACTGGTGATGAAGCAAGTCTTGGACTGGACggttcagattttattttggtatATGAAAAACTCTGCTTATTTGCAGCAGGCTGGGTTTCTGGCCTCTGGTTTGGAAGGAATAGTGGAgcctttttttcacatttatcaAGCTCTGTATCAGAACTTGCATCTTTAGTTTGCATGGTCTTTTGGCTCTGGGGAACATCATTTCTGCTCAACAGGTCCGCTGCTGGCTGTAAACCTTCTTCATTTCCACTTGGAGAGTGTTCAATGTCACTTTCTCTCTGAATTTTGTTGCCAGAGACATGTAACTCTTGGTGCTGCAGTAGCTCCCTCTGAGTTTGGAAGCCAAAATGGCAGTGATTGCATCTAAAGGCAGCTTGAGTAAGATGCGAGAACAGGTGCTGATGAAAGTTAATCACTGAGTCTGCAGTGTAAGTACAAACTGTGCATTTCAGACTAGCACCGGGTGGGAGaaattcttccattttcacTCCTACAGAAAAGACaagcaaaatacaaaatgaagTGACCATTTTGTCTCTCATGAAGAATACTGGGAAATCAGCTGCACAGAAGGTACAAATACAGTGAGAATGACCAATTATCTTCTA
This window harbors:
- the ZFPM2 gene encoding zinc finger protein ZFPM2 isoform X2, with the protein product MSRRKQSKPRQIKRNEEGIQEAAESDGDARSEKPGQLAVETEGWDGPGELEVVQKDGERKIQSRQQLPVGTTWGPFTGKMDLNNNTLKTKASVPMVLTAGPKWLLDVTWQGVEDNKNNCIVYSKGGQLWCTTTKAISEGEELVAFVVDFDSRLQAASQMTLTEGMYPARLLDSIQLLPQQAAMASILPTAIVNKDIFPCKSCGIWYRSERNLQAHLMYYCSGRQREGPQLSEESEDTAQQISSVCPFPQCTKSFSNARALEMHLNSHSGVKMEEFLPPGASLKCTVCTYTADSVINFHQHLFSHLTQAAFRCNHCHFGFQTQRELLQHQELHVSGNKIQRESDIEHSPSGNEEGLQPAADLLSRNDVPQSQKTMQTKDASSDTELDKCEKKAPLFLPNQRPETQPAANKQSFSYTKIKSEPSSPRLASSPVQPNIGPSFPMGPFLSQFAFPQDITVVPQASEILAKMSELVHRRLRHGSSNYPPVIYSPLMPKGATCFECNITFNNLDNYLVHKKHYCSSRWQQMAKSPDFSSVPEKMPEAVSPSNGQSSINILNPAPHTSDPENQLLQTSCLNSSNVLDLIGPNNKSHEKDFTAQPKKLSSASNGDEKINGKPSDVKNPNAPLVEGESDPNKTTCEACNITFSRHETYMVHKQYYCATRHDPPLKRSASNKVPAMQRTMRTRKRRKMYEMCLPEQEQRPPLVQQRFLEVANLGNPCTSTQESTEGLGECYHPRCDIFPGIVSKHLETSLSINKCVPVSKCDTAHSTVSCLEMDVPIDLSKKCLPPSERTSTSPKRLLDYHECTVCKISFNKVENYLAHKQNFCPVTAHQRSDLGQLDSKVFQNPESERNSPDVSYERSIIKCEKNGNSKQSSPNGNLFSTHLATLQGLKVFSEAAQLIATKEENKHLFLPQCLYPGAIKKAKGADQLSPYYGIKPSDYISGSLVIHNTDLDQSTNTESESPKGQAPSNGCAVQKKESLPLLPKNRGMVIVNGGLKQEERPAANSQQENISQNPPHEDGHKSPSWISENPLATNENVSPAIPTAEEQLSSIAKGVNGSSQAPTSGKYCRLCDIQFNNLSNFITHKKFYCSSHAAEHVK
- the ZFPM2 gene encoding zinc finger protein ZFPM2 isoform X1, which gives rise to MSRRKQSKPRQIKRPLEDATEDEEEECLSEENDTVSKEDFPLEESFSAAFEPENLSCEEVEYFCNKGNEEGIQEAAESDGDARSEKPGQLAVETEGWDGPGELEVVQKDGERKIQSRQQLPVGTTWGPFTGKMDLNNNTLKTKASVPMVLTAGPKWLLDVTWQGVEDNKNNCIVYSKGGQLWCTTTKAISEGEELVAFVVDFDSRLQAASQMTLTEGMYPARLLDSIQLLPQQAAMASILPTAIVNKDIFPCKSCGIWYRSERNLQAHLMYYCSGRQREGPQLSEESEDTAQQISSVCPFPQCTKSFSNARALEMHLNSHSGVKMEEFLPPGASLKCTVCTYTADSVINFHQHLFSHLTQAAFRCNHCHFGFQTQRELLQHQELHVSGNKIQRESDIEHSPSGNEEGLQPAADLLSRNDVPQSQKTMQTKDASSDTELDKCEKKAPLFLPNQRPETQPAANKQSFSYTKIKSEPSSPRLASSPVQPNIGPSFPMGPFLSQFAFPQDITVVPQASEILAKMSELVHRRLRHGSSNYPPVIYSPLMPKGATCFECNITFNNLDNYLVHKKHYCSSRWQQMAKSPDFSSVPEKMPEAVSPSNGQSSINILNPAPHTSDPENQLLQTSCLNSSNVLDLIGPNNKSHEKDFTAQPKKLSSASNGDEKINGKPSDVKNPNAPLVEGESDPNKTTCEACNITFSRHETYMVHKQYYCATRHDPPLKRSASNKVPAMQRTMRTRKRRKMYEMCLPEQEQRPPLVQQRFLEVANLGNPCTSTQESTEGLGECYHPRCDIFPGIVSKHLETSLSINKCVPVSKCDTAHSTVSCLEMDVPIDLSKKCLPPSERTSTSPKRLLDYHECTVCKISFNKVENYLAHKQNFCPVTAHQRSDLGQLDSKVFQNPESERNSPDVSYERSIIKCEKNGNSKQSSPNGNLFSTHLATLQGLKVFSEAAQLIATKEENKHLFLPQCLYPGAIKKAKGADQLSPYYGIKPSDYISGSLVIHNTDLDQSTNTESESPKGQAPSNGCAVQKKESLPLLPKNRGMVIVNGGLKQEERPAANSQQENISQNPPHEDGHKSPSWISENPLATNENVSPAIPTAEEQLSSIAKGVNGSSQAPTSGKYCRLCDIQFNNLSNFITHKKFYCSSHAAEHVK